Within Candidatus Zixiibacteriota bacterium, the genomic segment AGTCCCTCAGGAGAAACAAAAGAGGCGCTCGCACCCAATTGCACGATCGCGTCCGAAAGTCCACCCCCTTTTGGATTATATATCTCTTCAGGATTTAGCTTTAACCCCTTAGCCTTCAGGCTGTCAATAGGTAACTTATCAATCTGGTCCAAAAGCCACATTCCCTCGTCTGCCAATGAATTTGAAAACAGAAAGCCCACCAGAAAAAGAAAAGTCAAAAAGATTTTTTTATACATAGCTCCACCATCCAAAATTTCTTCTATAATAACGATTTTCGCAAAATAAACAAGGGGGAAATCCTCAGGATGCTCTTGGTTGTGGAAAGTCATTTTTTCAGAGCGGAATTTTTCTCTGAAAGTAGCAAGCTGGCTGCTTTGTCCAGCAAGAAGAACAATCTTCCGTTTTCCGTTCGAACCCGTGAAGCTGGCAAATCACTTTGAGGATTTTCCAGGACCTCTCTTATGATTTCAGCCTTGTTTTCTCCAAGCACTAAGAAAATTATGTTCCTGGTATGGTTAATAACGGGTAGAGTCAAGGTAACCCGCTCATGTCTTTCGTTATCCAAATGAACAG encodes:
- a CDS encoding 6-phosphogluconolactonase; translated protein: VHIYKTPEISAKRYEEEIKTFFRLKEDKFPQFDLIILGIGEEGHTASLFPGDSALLETHRLTAAVHLDNERHERVTLTLPVINHTRNIIFLVLGENKAEIIREVLENPQSDLPASRVRTENGRLFFLLDKAASLLLSEKNSALKK